From the genome of Nitrospirota bacterium:
GAAGGGAGCCGAGCTCCCGTACATTTTATCGAACCGGTCGAGAGGCACGATTCGGGGCGAAATGCTCAGTTCGCGCTCCAACTCGAAATGGGTGACCAGCTCGAAGATGCGGTCCTTCATGTCGAGGCTCGCATCGGTGACCACCATGAGGACGTCGTAGTCGGAATCCGGTCTCCAGTCGTTTCTGGCCCGCGAT
Proteins encoded in this window:
- a CDS encoding nucleotidyltransferase domain-containing protein, encoding MLRPFCYHGLVDPAPIRNELTERLREALQDRLVRVALFGSRARNDWRPDSDYDVLMVVTDASLDMKDRIFELVTHFELERELSISPRIVPLDRFDKMYGSSAPFWKGLRRDEKVLWTKKPS